A window of Dyella terrae contains these coding sequences:
- a CDS encoding TonB-dependent receptor — protein MNNVRSPFVRRHICTAIAVVLMGPLAAHAYPGDGDEAATSAQGQAQTTQSTDAKTSTSPDKKPVELGTVMVSANKRSERLQDVPMAVSVMSDTQLERQHAVNFADYATQIPGMNFISSGEGQTQLVLRGITSGSGQPNATVGTYIDDSPYGSSTVYSAGSVLTPDIDPSDLQRIEVLRGPQGTLYGSNTLGGLVKFVSTPPDATQASGRLSADASSVDGGGNGFGVRAMGNVPLIKDQLALRVNAYSRTDPGYIDNVNTGDKEVNEVKVDGGRAQLLWTPNAMWNVRLSALAQNLNSDGIGNGGVDVDPNTLRPIYGDDKQWRAAGTGLFKLKYRLYDLSINGDFGWAKLVSTTSYGTLRLNENVDATQAYGPLLNPAFGIDNGGYSIAQRIALNKTTQELRLQSPTDQAWEWRVGVFYTQEKTTDTQDVMSFDALTGTPIALPTLASLAIGPAKFTEWAGYGDLTWHATDKLSVQVGARYSSDDTTYKQTGDGALTGPSDFQTRSKDHPTTYLFSPSYKITPDTMTYLRIASGFRPGGPNVGVPPGLGAPLSFGPDKLTSYELGLKSLFLEHRMSVELAAFYIDWKQVQLTTSTGGFSFLGNGGKASSEGLEASWRYSPVAGLTLWANATYTKAELKADTPPGGLYGYKGDTLPYVPKWNGNLGVDYNFPLGEGWSGFVGGNYSYVGSRESDFNAVPSPRIHLPSYSNIGLQAGVNRANWTVTLYAKNLTNQRGITSTAALTLDPTASPYQASYQTPRTIGISASVDF, from the coding sequence GTGAATAACGTTCGTTCGCCGTTCGTTCGCCGTCATATCTGTACTGCCATCGCCGTGGTCCTGATGGGACCGCTCGCCGCCCATGCCTATCCGGGCGACGGCGACGAAGCAGCCACCAGCGCCCAGGGGCAGGCGCAAACCACCCAGTCGACGGACGCGAAAACGTCCACGTCGCCTGACAAGAAACCCGTGGAACTGGGCACGGTGATGGTCAGCGCCAACAAGCGCAGCGAGCGCTTGCAGGACGTGCCCATGGCGGTGTCGGTGATGTCGGATACGCAGCTGGAGCGCCAGCATGCGGTGAATTTCGCCGACTACGCCACGCAGATTCCGGGCATGAACTTCATCTCCAGCGGTGAAGGCCAGACCCAGCTGGTGCTGCGCGGCATCACCTCTGGCAGCGGCCAGCCCAACGCCACGGTGGGAACGTACATCGACGATTCGCCGTACGGCTCAAGCACGGTCTATTCGGCCGGCAGCGTGCTGACGCCGGACATCGACCCCAGCGACCTGCAGCGCATCGAGGTTCTGCGCGGCCCGCAGGGCACGCTGTATGGCTCGAACACTCTCGGTGGCCTGGTGAAGTTCGTCTCCACGCCACCGGATGCCACGCAGGCCAGTGGCCGGCTCAGCGCCGACGCCAGCAGCGTCGATGGCGGCGGCAACGGTTTTGGCGTGCGTGCCATGGGCAACGTCCCGTTGATCAAGGATCAGCTGGCCTTGCGCGTGAATGCCTACAGCCGCACTGACCCGGGCTACATCGACAACGTCAACACCGGTGACAAAGAGGTCAACGAGGTCAAGGTCGATGGTGGGCGCGCGCAGTTGCTGTGGACGCCCAACGCCATGTGGAACGTCCGTCTCTCCGCGTTGGCGCAAAACCTCAACAGCGATGGCATCGGCAACGGTGGCGTCGATGTCGACCCGAACACGTTGCGTCCGATCTATGGCGACGACAAGCAGTGGCGCGCCGCCGGCACCGGCCTGTTCAAGCTGAAATACCGCCTGTACGACTTGTCGATCAACGGTGACTTCGGCTGGGCCAAACTGGTTTCCACCACGAGCTACGGCACCCTGCGACTCAACGAAAACGTCGACGCCACCCAGGCCTATGGCCCGCTGCTCAACCCGGCCTTCGGCATCGATAACGGCGGCTATTCCATCGCCCAGCGCATCGCACTGAACAAGACCACCCAGGAACTGCGCCTGCAGTCGCCGACGGACCAGGCGTGGGAATGGCGAGTCGGCGTGTTCTACACGCAGGAAAAAACCACCGACACCCAGGACGTCATGTCGTTCGACGCCCTGACCGGCACGCCCATTGCGCTGCCCACGCTTGCCAGCCTCGCCATCGGTCCGGCCAAGTTCACCGAATGGGCCGGCTATGGCGACCTGACCTGGCATGCCACGGACAAACTCAGCGTGCAGGTCGGCGCCCGCTACAGCAGTGATGACACGACCTACAAGCAGACGGGCGACGGTGCGCTGACGGGACCGAGCGACTTCCAGACGCGCAGCAAGGATCACCCAACGACATATCTTTTCAGCCCGAGCTACAAGATCACGCCAGACACGATGACGTATCTGCGCATCGCATCCGGCTTCCGTCCGGGCGGCCCGAACGTCGGCGTGCCGCCGGGGCTGGGGGCACCGCTGAGCTTCGGTCCCGACAAGCTCACCAGCTACGAGCTCGGCCTGAAATCGCTGTTCCTCGAACACCGCATGAGCGTGGAGCTGGCGGCCTTCTACATCGACTGGAAACAGGTGCAGCTCACCACGTCGACGGGCGGCTTCAGCTTCCTCGGCAACGGCGGCAAGGCTTCGAGCGAAGGCCTGGAAGCGAGCTGGCGTTACTCGCCGGTCGCGGGCCTGACGCTTTGGGCGAACGCGACGTACACCAAGGCCGAACTCAAGGCCGACACACCGCCGGGTGGTCTGTACGGTTACAAGGGCGACACGCTCCCTTACGTGCCGAAGTGGAACGGCAACCTGGGCGTGGACTACAACTTCCCGCTCGGTGAAGGCTGGTCCGGTTTCGTCGGCGGCAACTACAGCTACGTCGGCTCGCGCGAGTCGGACTTCAACGCCGTGCCGTCGCCACGCATCCACCTGCCGAGCTATAGCAACATCGGCCTGCAAGCAGGCGTCAACCGTGCGAACTGGACGGTCACGCTGTACGCGAAGAACCTGACCAACCAGCGCGGCATCACGTCCACAGCCGCTCTGACGCTTGATCCGACGGCCAGTCCTTACCAGGCGTCGTACCAGACACCGCGCACGATCGGCATTTCCGCCAGCGTTGATTTCTAA
- a CDS encoding TonB C-terminal domain-containing protein, whose protein sequence is MADRYDGWRRMAAVAGLSAWMPLMVHAAEPRPSCSKEWMDAVFAHMDRVESDARKDGNHGFPEFRAYNACRRAHGLPPEPSFDHALALFSLAERYHFDVEARIQAHWERPRSVAHRDCRVRIQQLPGGEVMRTEFDAGCPYNEAERQSLVRAVQSGSPMPYAGYESIFQRVVEITVHGDDPIPGIL, encoded by the coding sequence ATGGCTGATCGGTACGACGGATGGCGCCGGATGGCGGCTGTGGCGGGGCTGTCCGCGTGGATGCCGCTTATGGTGCATGCGGCGGAGCCCAGGCCCTCCTGCAGCAAGGAATGGATGGACGCCGTCTTTGCCCACATGGACAGGGTCGAAAGCGACGCCCGGAAAGACGGGAATCATGGCTTTCCCGAGTTTCGCGCGTACAACGCGTGCCGCCGGGCGCACGGCCTGCCGCCAGAGCCATCCTTCGACCACGCTCTTGCCTTGTTCTCATTGGCCGAGCGGTACCACTTCGACGTCGAGGCGAGGATTCAGGCGCACTGGGAACGGCCACGTTCCGTCGCCCATCGGGACTGTCGGGTGCGAATCCAGCAGCTTCCTGGCGGCGAGGTCATGCGCACCGAGTTCGATGCGGGCTGCCCCTACAACGAAGCCGAACGCCAATCCCTTGTCAGGGCCGTGCAAAGCGGCAGCCCGATGCCGTATGCCGGCTATGAATCCATTTTTCAGCGCGTCGTGGAAATCACCGTGCACGGCGACGACCCGATCCCGGGCATCCTGTAA
- a CDS encoding AGE family epimerase/isomerase: MTDASLPAFRTITFLREHIERTMAFYHPHCIDPDGGFFHYFRDDGSIYDHGHRHLVSSTRFVFNYAMASREFGNAEYLAAARHGLRYLREVHRNAETGGYAWTIRDGKQEDRTNHCYGVAFVLLAYSTALKAGITEARAWMDETWDLLELRYWDADAGLYRDEADEHWNFSGYRGQNANMHMCEAMLAAYQASDEPYFLDRALTLADHMTRRQAAKANGLVWEHYDTQWNVDWNYHLDDPKHLFRPWGFQPGHQTEWAKLLMILEPLLLERNREEPWIVPTAMHLFDTALERSWDDLHGGMAYGFAPDGKVCDDDKYFWVQAESLAAAALLHARTGQAKYDAWYEKLWEYSWKHFVDHQHGAWYRILTVDNRKYSDEKSPAGKTDYHTMGACYEVMELIRAGGTP; this comes from the coding sequence ATGACCGACGCCTCGCTCCCCGCCTTTCGCACCATCACGTTCCTGCGCGAGCATATCGAGCGGACGATGGCTTTCTATCATCCGCATTGCATCGATCCCGACGGCGGCTTCTTCCACTATTTCAGGGATGATGGCTCGATCTACGACCACGGCCATCGCCATCTCGTCAGCAGCACGCGCTTCGTCTTCAACTACGCGATGGCGTCACGCGAATTCGGCAACGCGGAATACCTCGCCGCTGCGCGCCACGGCCTGCGTTACCTGCGCGAAGTTCACCGCAACGCCGAGACCGGCGGTTATGCCTGGACCATTCGCGACGGCAAGCAGGAGGACCGCACCAACCACTGCTACGGCGTCGCCTTCGTCCTGCTCGCCTATTCGACTGCGTTGAAGGCGGGCATCACGGAAGCGCGGGCCTGGATGGATGAAACCTGGGACCTGCTTGAGCTGCGTTACTGGGATGCGGACGCCGGGCTTTACCGCGATGAGGCCGACGAACACTGGAACTTCTCCGGCTACCGCGGCCAGAACGCCAACATGCACATGTGCGAAGCGATGCTGGCGGCGTACCAGGCCAGCGACGAGCCGTACTTCCTGGATCGCGCGCTGACCCTGGCCGATCACATGACGCGCCGCCAGGCCGCCAAGGCCAACGGCCTGGTGTGGGAGCACTATGACACCCAGTGGAACGTCGACTGGAATTACCACCTCGACGATCCCAAGCACCTGTTCCGCCCCTGGGGATTCCAGCCCGGTCACCAGACGGAATGGGCGAAACTTCTGATGATCCTCGAGCCGCTCCTGCTCGAACGCAATCGCGAGGAGCCCTGGATCGTGCCTACGGCCATGCATCTGTTCGACACCGCGCTCGAGCGTTCATGGGACGACTTGCATGGCGGCATGGCCTACGGCTTCGCGCCCGATGGCAAGGTCTGCGATGACGACAAGTACTTCTGGGTGCAGGCCGAGTCGCTTGCCGCTGCCGCCCTGCTCCATGCGCGCACGGGCCAGGCGAAGTACGACGCCTGGTATGAAAAGCTTTGGGAGTACTCGTGGAAGCATTTCGTCGACCACCAGCACGGAGCGTGGTATCGCATCCTCACGGTGGATAACCGCAAGTACAGCGACGAGAAGAGTCCCGCCGGCAAGACCGACTACCACACGATGGGCGCCTGCTACGAAGTGATGGAACTCATCCGGGCCGGCGGCACGCCCTGA
- a CDS encoding carbohydrate kinase family protein — protein MSRNILCFGEALIDFHSEGRDNHGFPRSFIPFAGGAPANVAVAVARLGGRAAFAGMLGKDLFGDMLLHSLGDAGVDTSAVARTDEANTALAFVALDAHGERSFTFYRPPSADLLFRPEHFNDESFRQAAVFHVCSNSMTDAQLAETTREGMRRAHAAGAWVSFDLNLRPALWPTDVDARPLVWPALLLADVVKLSAEELHWLAQGDQDAVLERLWQGRARLLIVTDGARALRWFHPDAEGEMPVYHVPTVDSTAAGDAFVGGLLHGLAAQENRADQLDRLVAEMPRLHAMLRFAAACGALTVTRLGSFAAMPNETEVLAFMDTQA, from the coding sequence ATGTCACGCAATATCCTGTGCTTCGGCGAAGCACTGATCGACTTCCACAGCGAGGGCCGCGACAACCACGGCTTCCCGCGCAGCTTCATCCCTTTCGCTGGCGGCGCGCCGGCGAACGTCGCCGTGGCCGTCGCGCGCCTGGGCGGCAGGGCCGCCTTTGCCGGCATGCTGGGCAAGGATCTGTTCGGCGACATGCTGCTGCACAGTCTGGGCGACGCCGGGGTCGATACGTCGGCCGTTGCGCGCACCGATGAAGCCAACACCGCCCTCGCCTTCGTCGCACTGGATGCACATGGTGAACGCAGTTTTACCTTTTATCGTCCGCCGTCGGCCGACCTGCTGTTCCGGCCAGAGCATTTCAACGACGAAAGCTTCCGCCAGGCAGCGGTTTTCCACGTCTGCTCCAACAGCATGACGGACGCCCAGCTCGCCGAGACCACGCGCGAAGGCATGCGGCGTGCGCATGCGGCCGGTGCGTGGGTGAGTTTCGACCTCAACTTGCGGCCAGCGTTGTGGCCAACAGACGTCGATGCGCGCCCGCTCGTGTGGCCGGCGCTGCTGCTGGCAGACGTGGTGAAGCTCAGCGCCGAGGAACTCCACTGGCTCGCACAAGGAGACCAGGATGCCGTGCTTGAACGCCTGTGGCAGGGCCGCGCGCGTTTGCTCATCGTCACGGATGGCGCGCGTGCCTTGCGCTGGTTCCATCCTGACGCGGAAGGCGAAATGCCGGTGTACCACGTGCCGACGGTCGACAGCACCGCGGCGGGCGATGCCTTCGTGGGTGGCCTGCTGCACGGTCTGGCTGCACAGGAGAACCGCGCCGACCAACTCGATCGCCTTGTCGCCGAAATGCCGCGCCTGCACGCCATGCTGCGCTTCGCCGCTGCGTGCGGCGCCCTCACCGTCACTCGCCTGGGCTCCTTTGCGGCCATGCCTAACGAGACGGAAGTACTTGCTTTCATGGATACCCAGGCATGA
- the fucP gene encoding L-fucose:H+ symporter permease, protein MGVATTIFFMWGFLTCLNDILIPHLKSVFDLNYARAMLVQSTFFGTYFLMSLPAGWLVQRLGYKNGIVAGLAIAGLGAVLFWPAAQVHNYYVFLFALFVLATGITVLQVAANPYVALLGPERTSSSRLTLAQALNSLGTTLAPLFGGMLILAEAVKSSADVDAMPAAEQIAYRAEQAQSVQGPYLLLAIVLFLLAVFVWLFRLPALTEATEKADHKHHTLREALSHPHVFFGVLAIFFYVGAEVSIGSFLVNYFSLPEIGNMTERDASKYVALYWGGAMVGRIIGAGLLVRANPRRLLAQFAGAAALLLVTTILTHGHVAMYSVIAVGLFNSIMFPTIFALGIERLGPLTGKASSLLIMAIVGGGLLPYVQGAIADQVGVQHAFVLPLLCYGYIIFYGLRGSLIRSATPH, encoded by the coding sequence ATGGGTGTCGCCACCACGATCTTTTTCATGTGGGGCTTTCTCACCTGCCTCAATGACATCCTGATCCCTCACCTCAAGTCCGTGTTCGATCTGAACTACGCACGGGCCATGCTGGTGCAGTCGACGTTCTTCGGCACGTATTTCCTGATGTCCCTGCCGGCAGGCTGGCTGGTGCAGCGCCTGGGTTACAAGAACGGCATCGTGGCGGGACTGGCGATTGCCGGACTGGGCGCCGTGCTGTTCTGGCCGGCGGCGCAGGTGCACAACTACTACGTGTTCCTGTTCGCGCTGTTCGTGCTGGCAACGGGCATCACCGTGCTGCAGGTCGCCGCCAATCCCTACGTTGCGCTGCTTGGTCCCGAACGCACCAGCTCCAGCCGATTGACGCTGGCGCAGGCACTGAACTCGCTGGGCACGACACTGGCGCCGCTCTTCGGCGGCATGCTGATCCTGGCCGAGGCGGTGAAGTCGAGTGCGGACGTCGATGCCATGCCTGCCGCCGAACAGATCGCCTATCGCGCCGAGCAGGCGCAGTCCGTGCAAGGTCCCTATCTGCTGCTGGCCATCGTGCTGTTCCTGCTTGCCGTTTTCGTCTGGCTCTTTCGCCTTCCGGCCTTAACCGAAGCGACCGAAAAGGCCGACCACAAGCACCACACGTTGCGCGAAGCACTGAGCCACCCGCACGTCTTTTTCGGCGTGCTGGCGATTTTCTTCTATGTCGGTGCCGAGGTTTCCATCGGCAGTTTCCTGGTCAACTACTTCTCGCTCCCCGAGATTGGAAACATGACCGAGCGCGACGCGTCGAAGTACGTCGCGCTGTACTGGGGTGGCGCCATGGTGGGCCGCATCATCGGTGCCGGCCTGCTGGTACGCGCCAACCCGCGCCGCCTGCTGGCGCAGTTCGCCGGTGCCGCGGCCCTGCTGCTTGTCACCACCATCCTCACCCATGGCCACGTCGCCATGTACAGCGTTATCGCCGTGGGCCTGTTCAACTCGATCATGTTCCCGACGATTTTCGCGCTGGGTATCGAACGCCTGGGTCCGCTGACCGGCAAGGCATCGAGCCTGCTGATCATGGCGATCGTCGGCGGCGGCCTGCTGCCCTATGTGCAGGGCGCGATCGCCGATCAGGTGGGCGTCCAGCACGCCTTCGTGCTTCCCCTGCTTTGTTACGGCTACATCATTTTCTATGGCTTGCGCGGTTCGTTGATCCGTTCGGCAACACCTCACTGA
- a CDS encoding LacI family DNA-binding transcriptional regulator, with product MESSASIRRKITLNDIAAGCGVSRATVSLVLRGSPLVNKNTRARVEDELRRQGYVYNRAAANLRRRTSSSVALVLNDLANPFFAEFAAGVDEVLAEGEFVTLLGNTGESAEREQAVLGSLIEHGPGGIILSPAEGSDARHVLAAVGTQTPVLLFNRELGGSLPEYAHWDRLMLDNQRGAKLATQHLLEQGHRRIAFFGGHDDSSSVHQRLDGYREAMHEAGVDVLPHWRVETAPTRMDAARATEQLFAHDAAPTAAVCYNDAVALGLMLGLNQRGIKPGEDFAITGFDDVAEAAFSTPPLTTLATDPRARGRQAAQILLARLRNPQADATTTVAPVTLVIRESSAHPPRS from the coding sequence ATGGAAAGCAGCGCTTCCATTCGACGAAAGATCACTTTGAACGACATCGCCGCCGGTTGCGGCGTATCGCGGGCCACCGTGTCACTGGTGTTGCGCGGCAGCCCCCTCGTCAACAAGAACACGCGGGCACGCGTGGAGGACGAGCTGCGTCGTCAAGGCTACGTCTACAACCGTGCCGCTGCCAACCTGCGGCGCCGCACGTCCTCCAGCGTGGCCCTGGTGCTGAATGACCTGGCCAACCCGTTCTTCGCGGAATTCGCGGCCGGCGTGGACGAAGTGCTGGCCGAAGGCGAGTTCGTCACCCTGCTCGGCAACACGGGCGAGTCGGCCGAACGCGAACAGGCGGTGCTCGGCTCGCTGATCGAGCACGGGCCCGGCGGCATCATTCTTTCGCCCGCCGAAGGCAGTGATGCGCGGCACGTGCTTGCCGCCGTCGGCACGCAAACACCGGTCCTGCTGTTCAACCGCGAGCTCGGCGGCAGCCTGCCCGAATACGCCCACTGGGATCGCCTGATGCTGGATAACCAGCGCGGCGCGAAGCTGGCCACCCAGCATCTGCTGGAGCAAGGCCATCGACGCATCGCTTTCTTCGGCGGCCATGACGATTCGAGCTCGGTGCACCAGCGTTTGGACGGCTACCGAGAAGCGATGCACGAAGCCGGCGTCGACGTACTGCCGCACTGGCGCGTCGAAACCGCGCCCACGCGCATGGATGCGGCGCGCGCAACCGAGCAACTGTTCGCGCATGACGCTGCGCCCACGGCGGCTGTCTGCTACAACGACGCCGTCGCGCTGGGCCTGATGCTGGGCCTCAACCAGCGCGGCATCAAACCAGGCGAGGACTTCGCCATCACCGGCTTTGACGACGTTGCGGAAGCCGCTTTCAGCACGCCGCCACTTACTACGCTGGCCACTGATCCGCGCGCACGCGGACGACAGGCGGCGCAGATCCTTCTCGCGCGCCTGCGCAATCCGCAAGCCGATGCCACCACCACGGTGGCGCCGGTGACGCTGGTGATCCGCGAAAGCAGCGCTCACCCGCCACGCTCCTGA
- a CDS encoding GH92 family glycosyl hydrolase, protein MGKIRASAWLPAALLAALCTSAGAVPAKSGNAADVDPRIGTGGDGHTFPGATVPFGMIQLSPDTAMPDFKHAYKWAAGYQYGDSSILGFSHTHFSGSGHSDLGDVLVMPIAGDVRLEPGDPAKPGSGYRSGFSHDSERVEAGYYAVTLSEYGVRAELTAGRRVGWHRYTYPAGKPAHVLLDLRPSIYDYPGKVLWSNLRVHEDGTITGCRQTRGWAPGRELCFAMRFSQPMTSRQILNRETNVSYKGFKGPGNQAEDSDAQQGRALVGVFDFGALKKPLEVKVAISPVSEANAVANLDSDGKGWDFDARRAEARKAWDDVLSVVDIDAPKAQRTSFYTSLYHAMLSPTLSMDVNGEYRGPDNNVHRAEGFDFHSTWSLWDVYRAQQPLMVLLQPDRSVHFIKSLIAAREASPFGILPVWAYQGLETWCMIGYHAVPVIADAYIKGIRGFDADAAMKAMVASATYAPYGGLGDYMKLGYVPIDKEPEGASKTLEYAYDDWSIAQMAKAMGKDDVAQAFGKRATNWRNAYDEKTGFMRARKTDGSFREPFDPDAAGYGSDYTEGNAWQYSWYVPQDVAGLIGAMGGDQAFTAKLDSVFDAKVDKSHFAHVEDITGLIGWYAHGNEPSHHLAYLYDYAGAAWKTQARLKQIMDSQYAPRPDGLAGNDDLGQMSAWYVFTALGFYPVTPASDEYAIGRPFVKRAALHLANGKTFTVTAAPLDDAHPYVGSVTLNGKPLDRVFLRHGEILAGGELHFTMQAQPGKAWGVSEGSRPASTSSYKR, encoded by the coding sequence ATGGGGAAGATCCGAGCAAGCGCCTGGCTGCCCGCCGCGCTGTTGGCCGCCTTGTGCACTTCCGCTGGCGCCGTGCCGGCGAAAAGCGGCAACGCCGCGGACGTGGATCCGCGCATTGGCACGGGAGGCGATGGCCACACGTTCCCTGGCGCCACGGTGCCTTTTGGCATGATCCAGCTCTCTCCCGACACGGCGATGCCCGACTTCAAGCACGCCTACAAATGGGCTGCCGGCTACCAGTACGGTGACAGCAGCATCCTGGGTTTCTCCCACACCCACTTTTCCGGCTCGGGCCATTCGGACCTGGGCGATGTGCTGGTGATGCCCATCGCCGGCGACGTCCGCCTCGAACCGGGTGACCCCGCCAAGCCCGGCAGTGGCTATCGCTCCGGCTTCAGTCACGACTCGGAGCGGGTCGAGGCCGGGTATTACGCCGTGACCCTCAGTGAATATGGCGTGCGTGCCGAACTCACGGCCGGACGCCGTGTCGGATGGCACCGCTACACCTACCCGGCCGGCAAGCCGGCGCATGTCCTGCTGGACCTGCGCCCGAGCATTTATGACTACCCCGGCAAGGTGCTTTGGTCGAACCTGAGGGTGCACGAGGACGGCACCATCACCGGCTGCCGCCAGACGCGCGGCTGGGCCCCGGGTCGGGAGCTGTGCTTCGCCATGCGCTTCTCGCAGCCGATGACCTCGCGCCAGATCCTCAATCGCGAAACCAACGTGTCCTACAAAGGCTTCAAGGGTCCGGGCAACCAGGCCGAAGACAGCGATGCGCAGCAGGGGCGGGCGCTGGTGGGCGTCTTTGATTTCGGTGCGCTGAAAAAGCCGCTGGAGGTGAAGGTCGCCATTTCCCCCGTCAGTGAAGCCAACGCCGTCGCCAACCTCGACAGCGATGGCAAGGGCTGGGACTTCGACGCGCGTCGGGCCGAGGCGCGCAAGGCCTGGGACGACGTGCTCTCGGTGGTCGATATCGATGCACCCAAGGCGCAGCGGACCAGTTTCTATACTTCGCTGTACCACGCCATGCTCTCACCGACCCTGAGCATGGACGTCAATGGCGAATACCGCGGCCCCGACAACAACGTGCATCGCGCGGAGGGCTTCGATTTCCATTCGACGTGGTCACTGTGGGACGTGTACCGCGCGCAGCAGCCGCTGATGGTGTTGCTGCAGCCTGATCGCAGCGTGCACTTCATCAAGTCGCTGATCGCCGCGCGTGAGGCCAGCCCCTTCGGCATCCTGCCGGTATGGGCATACCAGGGCCTGGAGACGTGGTGCATGATCGGCTACCACGCCGTGCCCGTGATTGCCGACGCCTACATCAAGGGCATCCGCGGCTTCGACGCCGACGCGGCGATGAAGGCCATGGTCGCCAGTGCCACCTACGCACCGTACGGCGGACTTGGCGACTACATGAAGCTCGGCTACGTGCCGATCGACAAAGAGCCTGAAGGCGCCTCCAAAACCCTTGAATACGCCTACGACGACTGGTCCATCGCGCAGATGGCCAAGGCCATGGGCAAGGACGACGTGGCGCAGGCCTTTGGCAAGCGTGCGACCAACTGGCGCAACGCTTACGACGAAAAGACCGGCTTCATGCGCGCGCGCAAGACCGACGGCAGCTTCCGTGAACCGTTTGATCCGGATGCCGCCGGCTATGGCAGCGATTACACCGAAGGCAATGCCTGGCAGTACTCCTGGTATGTGCCGCAGGACGTTGCCGGCCTGATTGGCGCCATGGGCGGGGACCAGGCGTTCACTGCCAAGCTGGACAGCGTGTTCGACGCCAAGGTGGATAAGTCCCACTTTGCCCATGTCGAAGATATTACGGGCCTGATCGGCTGGTACGCACACGGTAACGAGCCGAGTCACCACCTGGCTTATCTCTACGACTACGCCGGGGCCGCCTGGAAAACCCAGGCCCGCCTGAAGCAGATCATGGACAGCCAGTACGCCCCGCGTCCGGACGGACTGGCCGGCAACGATGACCTGGGCCAGATGTCGGCCTGGTATGTCTTCACGGCGCTGGGTTTCTACCCTGTGACCCCGGCCAGCGACGAGTACGCGATCGGCCGGCCGTTCGTGAAGAGGGCCGCCCTGCACCTGGCCAACGGCAAGACCTTCACGGTCACGGCTGCCCCGCTGGATGACGCGCACCCCTACGTGGGCAGCGTCACCCTCAACGGCAAGCCGTTGGATCGGGTCTTTCTGCGACACGGCGAGATCCTGGCCGGTGGCGAGCTGCACTTCACCATGCAGGCGCAGCCGGGGAAGGCCTGGGGTGTCAGTGAAGGCTCACGCCCAGCCTCGACCAGTTCCTATAAACGCTAA